From one Triticum aestivum cultivar Chinese Spring chromosome 4B, IWGSC CS RefSeq v2.1, whole genome shotgun sequence genomic stretch:
- the LOC123092956 gene encoding uncharacterized protein produces MASLTTITAPHLSPALTRRRNAAVPRRRPSFRCQNRPPTEPPIGGDGGGGGKKRAWWVTMAERAHSGVVKAGMDVRESLSPKQKGDWKDVALMSLSFAVYVYISQKIVCTYCAWVSMMNH; encoded by the coding sequence ATGGCCTCCCTTACCACCATCACCGCTCCACATCTGTCCCCAGCCTTGACACGACGGCGCAACGCCGCCGTGCCTAGGCGAAGACCCTCCTTCCGCTGCCAAAACCGCCCCCCGACCGAGCCGCCGATcggcggcgacggaggaggaggaggaaagaagAGGGCGTGGTGGGTGACCATGGCCGAGAGGGCGCACAGCGGCGTGGTGAAGGCGGGGATGGACGTGCGGGAGAGCCTGAGCCCGAAGCAGAAGGGGGACTGGAAGGACGTGGCGCTCATGAGCCTCTCCTTCGCCGTCTACGTCTACATCTCCCAGAAGATCGTGTGCACATACTGCGCCTGGGTCTCCATGATGAATCACTAG